One Sporichthya brevicatena DNA window includes the following coding sequences:
- a CDS encoding phosphoribosyltransferase family protein, producing the protein MSDLRERTIDIVKTYGLVHREEPFRLASGELSHDYMNGKKALAAGDRLKTACEAIVEMVAEQGVEFDAVGGLTLGADCYAYGIAMLTGKEWFVVRKQQKDHGAQKRVEGAELGPGVRVLLVDDVVTTAGSILQSLDVVQELGAEVVLAVTLVDRGDVGRIKFADRGIPYSPLLTYADLGIRPVGGAASA; encoded by the coding sequence GTGTCTGACCTGCGCGAACGCACCATCGACATCGTCAAGACCTACGGCCTGGTGCACCGCGAGGAGCCGTTCCGCCTCGCCTCGGGTGAGTTGTCCCACGACTACATGAACGGCAAGAAGGCCCTCGCAGCCGGCGACCGCCTCAAGACCGCGTGCGAGGCGATCGTCGAGATGGTCGCCGAGCAGGGCGTCGAGTTCGACGCCGTCGGCGGCCTGACCCTGGGCGCGGACTGCTACGCGTACGGGATCGCGATGCTGACCGGCAAGGAGTGGTTCGTCGTCCGCAAGCAGCAGAAGGACCACGGCGCCCAGAAGCGGGTCGAGGGTGCCGAGCTCGGCCCGGGCGTCCGCGTGCTGCTCGTCGACGACGTCGTCACCACCGCGGGTTCGATCCTGCAGTCGCTCGACGTCGTGCAGGAGCTCGGCGCGGAGGTCGTCCTCGCCGTCACCCTGGTCGACCGCGGCGACGTCGGCCGGATCAAGTTCGCCGACCGCGGGATCCCCTACTCCCCGCTGCTCACCTACGCCGACCTCGGGATTCGGCCCGTCGGCGGCGCCGCCTCCGCCTGA
- a CDS encoding ABC transporter permease, with protein MTAWRAALRLARRDALRHRWRSLLIVILILAPVAAATGVDVLYRTQTSPALERERSFGGSDAVLYPSFREGSGPDVTEAQIKAALPPGSRAAFQQSESNAVFSAPGRLAESSYLITDHLGDPLTRATARLKSGSAPKAGEVAISAKLADKLGLPGNGVGATISLRNGPSATVSGIAQNPFCLSCPLVVMPANSPIAKALNGDASSLDGVYYIDLPKQFENATLEQLRDLRSLDMYVQLRSQSSSYEIGLGDLSRASGDDLKAAALVTLVAGLGLLEVVLLAGTAFAVGARRQTRDLGMIAAQGGSPGDLRRVVLAQGLLLGLVGAVAGVAAGIGGVVAARPLLERLNNEVMIGVHFGWTELVVVALVGVGSGLAAAMFPAITAGRRRIVDALAARFPVPTARSRWAPLFGGVLVAGGVTLSLIASSLMSSGPTQWFEYAPSDRISSLAGSEGRLDDTTGSIAILVGVFVVVAGLLLLAPALLAALAKLAGRLPVTLRLATRDAARHRHRTGPATAAIAVAVGGAVAISCLIASDREGKERFEAGAVPDRVLALDNQRAVDSAQLSQATAAVRQVIPGATVIPVQQPVGEIDDDGGRLPVHAVSPRGGPWTQVGVGTPDLVELASGRVAGAAAAKDALDAGKAVVFDDGLLDSAGRLTLVEGFDVDAGARQVRLAAVVLPRDQAYTQLPAVFVPSSLVERQGWKAEDTTTLLSYPPESREQAGAAIAAAEAMGMPVISSDAEKDHTRLVRVGLTAAAALIALLGVAMCVALSAAEGRPDLATLSAIGAPPSRRRRLAGAQALVLAVLGVALGLGFGFYFAHAARPATGATETIVPWGDLMLTVAAVPLLAVLVAMLGSIGRVPLTRRAD; from the coding sequence GTGACGGCCTGGCGCGCCGCGCTCCGGCTCGCCCGCCGGGACGCCCTGCGGCACAGGTGGCGCTCGCTGCTCATCGTGATCCTGATCCTCGCGCCGGTCGCCGCGGCCACCGGCGTGGACGTCCTCTACCGGACGCAGACCTCGCCGGCCCTGGAGCGGGAGCGATCGTTCGGCGGCTCCGACGCGGTCCTGTACCCGAGCTTCCGCGAGGGTTCCGGTCCCGACGTGACGGAGGCTCAGATCAAGGCGGCCCTGCCGCCCGGCAGCCGCGCCGCCTTCCAGCAGTCCGAGAGCAACGCGGTGTTCAGCGCACCCGGTCGGCTCGCGGAGTCCTCGTACCTGATCACCGATCACCTCGGTGACCCGCTGACCCGCGCGACCGCACGACTGAAGTCCGGGTCCGCTCCGAAGGCCGGCGAGGTGGCGATCAGCGCGAAGCTCGCCGACAAGCTCGGCCTGCCCGGGAACGGCGTCGGTGCGACGATCTCGCTGCGCAACGGGCCGTCGGCGACGGTCTCCGGCATCGCCCAGAACCCGTTCTGCCTGAGCTGCCCGCTCGTCGTGATGCCGGCGAACTCCCCGATCGCGAAGGCCCTGAACGGGGACGCCTCGAGCCTCGACGGCGTCTACTACATCGACCTGCCGAAGCAGTTCGAGAACGCGACGCTCGAGCAGCTGCGCGACCTGCGCTCACTCGACATGTACGTCCAGCTGCGCAGCCAGTCCTCGTCCTACGAGATCGGTCTCGGTGACCTCAGCCGGGCGAGCGGCGACGACCTGAAGGCCGCCGCGCTGGTGACGCTGGTCGCGGGTCTGGGGCTGCTCGAGGTGGTGCTCCTGGCCGGCACCGCCTTCGCCGTCGGCGCGCGGCGCCAGACCCGCGACCTCGGGATGATCGCCGCCCAGGGCGGGTCGCCCGGCGACCTGCGCCGCGTCGTGCTGGCGCAGGGCCTGCTGCTCGGCCTCGTCGGCGCGGTGGCCGGTGTGGCCGCCGGCATCGGGGGCGTGGTCGCCGCGCGGCCGCTGCTCGAGCGTCTGAACAACGAGGTGATGATCGGCGTCCACTTCGGGTGGACCGAGCTGGTCGTCGTCGCGCTGGTCGGCGTCGGCTCCGGCCTGGCCGCCGCGATGTTCCCCGCGATCACCGCGGGCCGGCGCCGCATCGTCGACGCCCTCGCCGCGCGCTTCCCCGTCCCGACCGCGCGGTCGCGCTGGGCGCCGCTGTTCGGTGGTGTGCTCGTCGCCGGGGGTGTGACGCTGAGCCTGATCGCGTCCTCGCTGATGTCGAGCGGCCCGACGCAGTGGTTCGAGTACGCGCCGTCGGACCGGATCTCCAGCCTGGCCGGCTCGGAGGGGCGCCTGGACGACACCACCGGCTCGATCGCGATCCTCGTCGGGGTCTTCGTGGTCGTCGCGGGCCTGCTCCTGCTCGCGCCCGCCCTGCTGGCGGCGCTGGCGAAGCTGGCCGGCCGACTGCCCGTCACGCTGCGCCTCGCCACCCGCGACGCCGCGCGGCACCGGCACCGCACCGGGCCGGCGACGGCCGCGATCGCGGTGGCCGTCGGCGGCGCCGTCGCGATCTCGTGCCTGATCGCGTCCGACCGGGAGGGCAAGGAGCGTTTCGAGGCGGGCGCCGTCCCCGACCGCGTGCTCGCTCTCGACAACCAGCGGGCCGTCGACTCCGCGCAGCTCAGCCAGGCCACCGCCGCCGTGCGGCAGGTGATCCCCGGCGCGACGGTGATCCCGGTGCAGCAGCCCGTCGGGGAGATCGACGACGACGGCGGCCGCCTCCCGGTCCATGCCGTCAGCCCCCGCGGCGGCCCGTGGACGCAGGTCGGCGTCGGCACCCCCGACCTCGTCGAGCTCGCGTCCGGCCGCGTCGCCGGCGCGGCCGCCGCGAAGGACGCGCTGGACGCCGGCAAGGCCGTCGTGTTCGACGACGGCCTCCTCGACTCCGCCGGGCGACTGACCCTCGTCGAGGGCTTCGACGTCGACGCGGGCGCGCGCCAGGTCCGCCTCGCGGCCGTCGTCCTGCCCCGCGACCAGGCCTACACCCAGCTGCCCGCCGTGTTCGTGCCCTCCTCGCTCGTCGAGCGGCAGGGCTGGAAGGCCGAGGACACCACGACGCTGCTGTCCTACCCGCCGGAGTCGCGGGAGCAGGCCGGGGCCGCGATCGCGGCCGCGGAGGCGATGGGGATGCCGGTCATCTCCTCGGACGCGGAGAAGGACCACACCCGGCTCGTGCGGGTCGGCCTGACCGCCGCGGCCGCGCTGATCGCCCTGCTCGGGGTCGCGATGTGCGTCGCCCTCTCCGCCGCCGAAGGCCGGCCGGACCTCGCGACGCTGTCGGCGATCGGGGCGCCCCCGAGCCGCCGGCGCCGCCTGGCCGGGGCGCAGGCGCTCGTGCTCGCGGTCCTCGGCGTCGCCCTGGGCCTCGGGTTCGGGTTCTACTTCGCCCACGCCGCCCGCCCCGCCACCGGAGCGACGGAGACGATCGTCCCCTGGGGCGACCTGATGCTCACCGTCGCCGCGGTCCCGCTCCTCGCGGTGCTGGTCGCGATGCTCGGCTCGATCGGCCGGGTCCCCCTCACCCGCCGCGCCGACTAA
- a CDS encoding ABC transporter ATP-binding protein: MTPVLELRGVSRVHGSGPTAVHALREVDLAVEAGELVAVMGPSGSGKSTLLNVAGGLDAATSGDVVVEGTTMRGQPAAALAALRRRAIGYVFQDLNLLPALTAAENVALPRELDGIRSRTALAEAAAALAEVDLAGYANSFPDQMSGGQRQRVAIARALIGPRRLVLADEPTGALDSVTGEAILKLLRARCDAGAAGIVVTHDARMAGWADRIVTLRDGALVSDGTGVPRSRSTLRTSS, from the coding sequence ATGACCCCCGTCCTCGAACTTCGCGGCGTGAGCCGCGTGCACGGCAGCGGTCCGACCGCCGTGCACGCCCTGCGCGAGGTCGACCTCGCGGTCGAGGCCGGCGAACTCGTCGCCGTCATGGGGCCGTCCGGCTCCGGCAAGTCGACGCTGCTCAACGTCGCCGGTGGTCTCGACGCCGCCACCTCCGGTGACGTCGTCGTCGAGGGGACGACCATGCGCGGGCAGCCCGCCGCCGCCCTGGCCGCCCTGCGCCGGCGCGCGATCGGGTACGTGTTCCAGGACCTCAACCTGCTCCCGGCCCTCACCGCGGCCGAGAACGTCGCGCTCCCCCGCGAGCTCGACGGGATCCGGTCGAGGACCGCGCTCGCCGAGGCGGCCGCGGCGCTCGCCGAGGTCGACCTCGCCGGCTACGCGAACTCCTTCCCCGACCAGATGTCCGGCGGTCAGCGCCAGCGCGTCGCGATCGCCCGCGCCCTGATCGGACCGCGCCGCCTGGTGCTCGCCGACGAGCCGACCGGGGCGCTGGACTCCGTCACCGGTGAGGCGATCCTCAAGCTGCTGCGCGCGCGGTGCGACGCGGGCGCGGCCGGGATCGTCGTCACCCACGACGCCCGGATGGCCGGCTGGGCCGACCGCATCGTGACCCTGCGGGACGGCGCCCTGGTCAGCGACGGCACCGGCGTTCCGCGCTCGCGCTCCACGCTGCGGACCTCGTCGTGA
- a CDS encoding cation diffusion facilitator family transporter: MGHGHGHGHGHGHASARAGERHRGRLTIAFGLALAFLVVEVVVALATDSLALLSDAGHMLTDTAGLGMALAAIAAATRAQTGNRRTFGLYRLEVLAALANAVLLFGVSAYVLWEGIDRLSDPVEISSGAVLAVGCAGLAVNLVGFWLLREGAKESLNLRGAYLEVLADAVGSAAVIVAAVLIAITGEDWIDPALAIALGLWILPRTYRLGASALRVLLEAAPPHIDLVALQADLAALPGVVDVHDLHVWTLTSEMEVATAHLVVAVDADTHAVLDQARELLSVTHKLEHATLQVEPADHTGCEQVGW; this comes from the coding sequence GTGGGACACGGCCACGGCCATGGGCACGGCCACGGCCATGCCTCGGCCCGCGCCGGGGAGCGCCACCGCGGCCGACTGACGATCGCGTTCGGACTCGCGCTCGCGTTCCTCGTCGTCGAGGTCGTCGTTGCGCTCGCGACCGACTCGCTCGCCCTGCTCTCCGACGCCGGTCACATGCTCACCGACACCGCCGGGCTCGGGATGGCGCTCGCCGCGATCGCCGCCGCGACGCGGGCGCAGACCGGCAACCGCCGCACGTTCGGGCTCTACCGGCTCGAGGTGCTGGCCGCGCTGGCGAACGCCGTCCTGTTGTTCGGGGTCTCGGCGTACGTGCTGTGGGAAGGCATCGACCGCCTGTCCGACCCGGTCGAGATCTCCTCCGGCGCGGTCCTCGCCGTCGGCTGCGCGGGCCTGGCCGTCAACCTCGTCGGGTTCTGGTTGCTGCGCGAGGGCGCCAAGGAGAGCCTCAACCTCCGCGGCGCATACCTGGAGGTCCTCGCCGACGCGGTCGGCTCGGCCGCCGTCATCGTCGCCGCGGTGCTCATCGCGATCACCGGCGAGGACTGGATCGACCCGGCCCTCGCGATCGCTCTCGGCCTGTGGATCCTGCCGCGGACCTACCGGCTCGGCGCCTCCGCGCTGCGGGTGCTGCTGGAGGCCGCGCCCCCGCACATCGACCTCGTCGCCCTGCAGGCCGACCTCGCCGCGCTCCCCGGCGTCGTCGACGTCCACGACCTCCACGTCTGGACGCTGACCTCGGAGATGGAGGTCGCGACCGCGCACCTCGTCGTCGCCGTCGACGCCGATACCCACGCGGTCCTCGACCAGGCCCGTGAACTGCTCTCCGTCACTCACAAGCTCGAGCACGCGACGCTTCAGGTCGAACCCGCCGACCACACCGGCTGCGAGCAGGTCGGTTGGTAG
- a CDS encoding DUF2530 domain-containing protein, translating into MAGRRARAATSARRPDPEPMEVDESVVVAIGTAAWFVAWAVLLVFHGRLEDNGNEWYLWTAAAGFGLGCWGWWLTRRRVEARRAGRRRRAAGPTP; encoded by the coding sequence ATGGCAGGCAGACGGGCACGGGCCGCGACGTCGGCTCGGCGTCCGGACCCCGAGCCGATGGAGGTCGACGAGTCGGTCGTCGTCGCCATCGGGACCGCGGCGTGGTTCGTCGCCTGGGCCGTCCTGCTGGTCTTCCACGGCCGCCTGGAGGACAACGGCAACGAGTGGTACCTGTGGACCGCCGCCGCCGGGTTCGGCCTCGGCTGCTGGGGCTGGTGGCTCACCCGCCGGCGGGTCGAGGCCCGGCGCGCGGGCCGGCGCCGCCGGGCGGCCGGCCCCACGCCGTAG
- a CDS encoding MarR family transcriptional regulator: protein MTTLSAADLELAHGVRMAVTRLARRLRNQRADLSLTPSQLSALAALDKHGPITPGQLADHEKVQPPSMTRVLGVLEEKGLVVSTPHPTDRRQKVVEVTSAAHAMLVADRRAREEWLASRMAELTSAEVAALRAATPVLEKLIAP from the coding sequence ATGACGACGCTCTCCGCCGCCGACCTCGAACTGGCCCACGGCGTGCGGATGGCGGTCACCCGCCTCGCCCGCCGGCTGCGGAACCAGCGCGCCGACCTGTCCCTGACGCCGAGCCAGCTCTCGGCCCTGGCGGCCCTCGACAAGCACGGCCCGATCACGCCCGGGCAGCTCGCGGACCACGAGAAGGTCCAGCCGCCGTCGATGACGCGTGTGCTCGGGGTGCTCGAGGAGAAGGGTCTCGTCGTGAGCACCCCGCACCCCACCGACCGGCGGCAGAAGGTCGTCGAGGTGACCTCGGCCGCCCACGCGATGCTCGTCGCGGACCGGCGCGCCCGGGAGGAGTGGCTCGCGAGCCGGATGGCCGAGCTCACCTCCGCCGAGGTCGCGGCCCTCCGGGCGGCGACGCCGGTCCTGGAGAAGCTGATCGCCCCGTGA
- a CDS encoding SAM-dependent methyltransferase has protein sequence MPEPLAAALAEVRALLLDADLHRAVAAGRRHGAPRPQWRRAELRPVDLKGGRRLQRVCYDERAAHTTNLAYPAEAAEGVDALLAEPYGNWHVEAAGRTVQLRVTKKGQAQVHRERAAPATTPAARHDRQKPRLIDPGDPLFDVLGADAAKRRQVDAFLRLLEPTLDAVAGRDPLHVVDLGCGNAYLSFAAHRYLSGRGTATLTGVDLRDAARARNTAIAERLGATGVEFVAGTIADADVPPGDVVLALHACDTATDDALARAVRWEAPVVIAAPCCHHETAAAIRAAGPPEPYGIVGRHGILRERMADVLTDSLRATLLRLLGYRVDVVEFVSSEHTARNLAIRAVRTGAPADAGLVEQYRALTAAWSLRPQLAALLSAELTARHGGEW, from the coding sequence ATGCCCGAGCCGCTCGCCGCCGCCCTCGCCGAGGTGCGTGCGCTGCTGCTGGACGCCGACCTGCACCGCGCCGTCGCGGCCGGCCGGCGCCACGGCGCGCCGCGCCCGCAGTGGCGGCGCGCGGAGCTCCGTCCCGTCGACCTCAAGGGCGGTCGCCGGCTGCAGCGGGTCTGCTACGACGAGCGGGCGGCGCACACGACGAACCTCGCCTACCCCGCCGAGGCCGCGGAGGGCGTCGACGCCCTGCTCGCCGAGCCCTACGGCAACTGGCACGTCGAGGCCGCCGGCCGGACCGTGCAGCTGCGCGTCACCAAGAAGGGCCAGGCCCAGGTCCACCGGGAGCGCGCGGCGCCGGCGACCACCCCGGCCGCGCGGCACGACCGGCAGAAGCCTCGCCTGATCGACCCCGGTGACCCGCTGTTCGACGTCCTGGGCGCGGACGCGGCCAAGCGCCGGCAGGTCGACGCCTTCCTCCGGCTGCTGGAGCCGACCCTGGACGCCGTCGCCGGGCGCGACCCGCTCCATGTCGTCGACCTCGGGTGCGGGAACGCCTACCTCTCGTTCGCCGCGCACCGGTACCTGTCCGGCCGGGGCACGGCGACGCTGACCGGCGTCGACCTGCGGGACGCGGCCCGGGCCCGGAACACCGCGATCGCCGAGCGCCTCGGGGCGACCGGGGTCGAGTTCGTCGCGGGCACGATCGCCGACGCCGACGTCCCGCCCGGCGACGTCGTCCTCGCGCTGCACGCCTGCGACACGGCCACCGACGACGCCCTCGCGCGGGCCGTGCGGTGGGAGGCTCCGGTGGTGATTGCCGCCCCCTGCTGCCACCACGAGACCGCCGCGGCGATCCGTGCCGCCGGCCCGCCGGAGCCGTACGGCATCGTCGGCCGGCACGGCATCCTCCGTGAGCGCATGGCGGACGTGCTCACCGACTCGCTCCGCGCCACGTTGCTGCGGCTGCTGGGGTACCGCGTCGACGTCGTGGAGTTCGTGAGCAGCGAACACACAGCGCGCAATCTGGCGATTCGCGCGGTGCGGACGGGCGCGCCCGCCGATGCTGGCCTGGTGGAGCAGTACCGGGCGCTGACGGCGGCGTGGTCGCTACGACCTCAGCTGGCGGCCCTGCTCTCCGCGGAACTGACGGCCCGTCATGGTGGTGAGTGGTGA
- a CDS encoding MFS transporter: MSPTFKSLSVPNYRRYFTGMAVSNTGSWMQRVAQDWLVLQLSSGSAVTLGITTALQFGPIVLLSSLGGVLADRYDKRRLLFVTNTVMGLLALILGALVLTDLAAVWHVYVLAAGLGVVAALDTPTRQAFVVEMVGREDLPNAVGLNSASFNGGRIIGPAVAGFLIEAFDGDTGWVFLINALTYLAPVIALHRMRVADLHRSELAPRGRGQLAEGIRYVRGRPDLMAVLFVVFCLGTFGLNFQITNALMATAEFGKGAGEFGLLGSAIAVGSLAGALLGARRTEVRVRLVIGGALAFGLLEIVSGVMPNYGLYAASLPAVGVAALLTTTAANSVMQLSVAPAMRGRVMALYITVLFGGTPVGAPLVGWLAEECGPRWSLVVGGVVTAASAALAGSYLARRAKITVRATVFPRPRLSLEYPVSEPVP, from the coding sequence GTGAGCCCGACCTTCAAGAGTCTCTCCGTCCCCAACTACCGCCGATACTTCACCGGGATGGCCGTGTCCAACACGGGTTCCTGGATGCAGCGGGTGGCGCAGGACTGGCTGGTGCTGCAGCTCTCGAGCGGCAGCGCGGTCACGCTCGGCATCACGACGGCGCTGCAGTTCGGCCCGATCGTCCTGCTGTCCTCGCTCGGCGGCGTCCTGGCCGACCGCTACGACAAGCGCAGGCTGCTGTTCGTCACGAACACGGTGATGGGGCTGCTCGCGCTGATCCTCGGAGCGCTCGTGCTCACCGACCTCGCAGCGGTCTGGCACGTGTACGTCCTCGCCGCGGGGCTCGGCGTGGTCGCGGCCCTCGACACCCCGACCCGGCAGGCGTTCGTCGTCGAGATGGTCGGCCGGGAGGACCTGCCCAACGCCGTCGGCCTGAACTCGGCGTCCTTCAACGGTGGCCGCATCATCGGTCCGGCGGTCGCCGGTTTCCTGATCGAGGCCTTCGACGGCGACACCGGCTGGGTCTTCCTGATCAACGCCCTCACCTACCTCGCGCCGGTGATCGCCCTGCACCGCATGCGGGTGGCCGACCTGCACCGCAGCGAGCTCGCGCCCCGCGGCCGCGGGCAATTGGCCGAGGGCATCCGCTACGTCCGCGGGCGGCCGGACCTGATGGCCGTGCTGTTCGTCGTCTTCTGCCTCGGCACGTTCGGCCTCAACTTCCAGATCACCAACGCCCTGATGGCCACGGCGGAGTTCGGCAAGGGCGCCGGCGAGTTCGGTCTGCTCGGGTCCGCGATCGCGGTCGGGTCGCTCGCCGGTGCGCTGCTCGGCGCCCGGCGGACGGAGGTCCGCGTCCGCCTCGTGATCGGGGGTGCGCTCGCCTTCGGGCTGCTGGAGATCGTCTCGGGCGTGATGCCGAACTACGGGCTCTACGCGGCGTCACTTCCCGCCGTCGGCGTCGCGGCGCTGCTGACGACGACCGCCGCGAACTCGGTCATGCAGCTCTCCGTCGCGCCTGCGATGCGGGGCCGCGTGATGGCGCTGTACATCACGGTCCTGTTCGGCGGGACGCCCGTCGGCGCCCCCCTCGTCGGCTGGCTGGCGGAGGAGTGCGGGCCGCGCTGGTCGCTCGTCGTGGGTGGGGTCGTCACCGCCGCGTCCGCCGCGCTGGCAGGCTCGTACCTGGCCCGCCGCGCGAAGATCACCGTCCGGGCCACGGTCTTCCCCCGTCCGCGTCTGAGCCTGGAGTACCCGGTGAGCGAGCCCGTTCCGTGA
- the thpR gene encoding RNA 2',3'-cyclic phosphodiesterase, whose protein sequence is MRLFVSVRPPADALAALDAELGRVRAIAPSGLRWTRPEQWHLTLAFLGEVADDTVPALTAALDAVMSDAPMTLRLAGGGCFGTNVLWVGLAGDVHALRTLAEAVTAAARGVAVELDDRPYRPHLTLARAGKTSADLRPAAGELAQIVGPTWDVDAVHLMASRLGQSPGGSALHAPIATWPRRRRGPA, encoded by the coding sequence GTGAGGTTGTTCGTCAGTGTGCGACCGCCGGCGGACGCGCTCGCGGCGCTGGACGCCGAGCTGGGCCGGGTTCGGGCGATCGCGCCGTCCGGCCTGCGCTGGACCCGGCCCGAGCAGTGGCACCTGACGCTCGCGTTCCTCGGGGAGGTCGCGGACGACACGGTGCCGGCGCTGACCGCCGCCCTCGACGCCGTCATGTCCGACGCCCCGATGACCCTCCGCCTCGCCGGCGGCGGGTGCTTCGGGACGAACGTGCTCTGGGTCGGCCTCGCCGGCGACGTTCACGCCCTGCGGACCCTCGCCGAGGCCGTCACCGCCGCCGCCCGCGGGGTCGCCGTCGAGCTCGACGACCGGCCCTACCGTCCGCACCTGACCCTCGCCCGGGCCGGGAAGACCTCCGCCGACCTGCGTCCCGCGGCCGGCGAACTGGCCCAGATCGTCGGCCCGACCTGGGACGTCGACGCCGTCCACCTCATGGCCAGCCGCCTCGGCCAGAGCCCCGGCGGCAGCGCCCTGCACGCCCCGATCGCCACCTGGCCGCGGCGCCGCCGCGGACCTGCGTAG
- a CDS encoding MFS transporter, which translates to MQRDRLTLLVYGQLGLWGYFLFGFGPVVPMLRDELEVSNTVASLHATMISVGSILASLLYPLLARNFGRGRTARAAMVGLAVGVGILCSVDVLAVTLTGAFVAGGFGSLLVTGSAVILRERHDENAPAVITEANAVAAAFGLVGPGLIAASAALDLGWRPVLLGLILIAVALGLTLGREPIPDGVAPTRGSQGKLPRTYWGAWLVVAMSIGVEASMTVWSSDLLRDSAGMSEGAAAAGVSVLLGGMFVGRVAGATIARRKPEGALLGALSLAGVGFAVFWTSQTPVQGLLGLAAMGLGMSLHYPLAVTRAIEAGDGHPDLAAGRAALGVGGAAALSPLLMGAMSDALNIQAAFALVPLLLAVAVTSLIVSGRRPAEVATLDG; encoded by the coding sequence ATGCAGCGCGACCGCCTCACCCTGCTGGTCTACGGCCAGCTCGGGCTGTGGGGGTACTTCCTCTTCGGCTTCGGGCCCGTCGTGCCGATGCTGCGGGACGAACTCGAGGTCTCGAACACCGTCGCGAGCCTGCACGCGACGATGATCTCGGTCGGGTCGATCCTCGCCTCGTTGCTCTACCCCCTGCTCGCCCGCAACTTCGGCCGCGGCCGGACGGCACGCGCGGCGATGGTCGGCCTCGCCGTCGGCGTCGGGATCCTGTGCTCGGTGGACGTGCTCGCCGTGACTCTCACCGGCGCGTTCGTGGCCGGCGGGTTCGGCTCGCTGCTGGTGACGGGTTCCGCGGTCATCCTGCGCGAGCGCCACGACGAGAACGCGCCGGCCGTGATCACCGAGGCCAACGCGGTCGCGGCAGCGTTCGGACTGGTCGGGCCGGGACTGATCGCGGCGTCCGCGGCGCTGGACCTCGGCTGGCGGCCGGTGCTGCTCGGGCTGATCCTCATCGCCGTGGCGCTCGGCCTGACGCTCGGCCGCGAGCCGATCCCCGACGGCGTCGCGCCGACGCGGGGATCCCAGGGCAAGCTCCCCCGCACCTACTGGGGCGCCTGGCTGGTCGTCGCGATGTCGATCGGCGTCGAGGCCTCGATGACGGTCTGGTCCTCGGACCTGCTCCGGGACTCGGCGGGGATGTCCGAGGGCGCCGCGGCGGCCGGGGTCAGCGTGCTGCTCGGCGGGATGTTCGTCGGCCGGGTCGCCGGGGCGACGATCGCGCGCCGCAAGCCCGAGGGCGCCCTGCTCGGGGCCCTGTCCCTGGCCGGGGTCGGCTTCGCTGTGTTCTGGACGTCCCAGACCCCCGTCCAGGGTCTGCTCGGGCTGGCCGCGATGGGCCTGGGGATGTCGCTGCACTACCCGCTGGCGGTCACCCGGGCGATCGAGGCCGGTGACGGACACCCCGACCTCGCCGCGGGCCGGGCGGCGCTCGGCGTCGGCGGCGCCGCCGCGCTCTCGCCGCTGCTGATGGGCGCGATGTCGGACGCGCTCAACATCCAGGCGGCCTTCGCGCTCGTCCCGCTCCTGCTCGCCGTGGCCGTGACCTCGCTCATCGTCTCGGGCCGACGCCCCGCCGAGGTCGCTACGCTCGACGGCTGA
- a CDS encoding PadR family transcriptional regulator, with the protein MSIRNGLLALLEGGPKYGYQLRVEFEAATGATWPLNVGQVYTTLNRLDRDGLVEPVGTADESGKVVYRITEAGRAELAAWFDEPIEHDARPRDELVIKVAMAVATPTVDALAVIDAQRTAAHRAIRAATRRKASGDLAAELVAEAAIFAAEAEIRWLDHCEQVLLTRPPTPPANPDLTRSVTS; encoded by the coding sequence ATGAGCATCCGGAACGGCCTTCTCGCTCTCCTGGAGGGTGGCCCGAAGTACGGCTACCAGCTCCGGGTCGAGTTCGAGGCCGCGACGGGAGCGACCTGGCCGCTGAACGTCGGGCAGGTCTACACGACGCTGAACCGGCTCGACCGGGACGGCCTCGTCGAGCCCGTCGGCACCGCCGACGAGTCCGGCAAGGTCGTCTACCGGATCACCGAGGCCGGCCGCGCCGAGCTCGCGGCCTGGTTCGACGAGCCGATCGAGCACGACGCCCGGCCCCGGGACGAACTCGTCATCAAGGTCGCGATGGCCGTCGCGACCCCGACCGTCGACGCCCTCGCGGTGATCGACGCCCAGCGAACCGCCGCCCACCGCGCGATCCGGGCCGCCACCCGGCGCAAGGCGAGTGGCGACCTCGCGGCCGAGCTCGTCGCCGAGGCCGCGATCTTCGCCGCCGAGGCGGAGATCCGCTGGCTCGACCACTGCGAGCAGGTCCTGCTCACCCGACCACCCACACCACCCGCCAACCCTGATCTGACCCGGAGTGTGACCTCATGA